Proteins encoded together in one Coregonus clupeaformis isolate EN_2021a chromosome 30, ASM2061545v1, whole genome shotgun sequence window:
- the snai1b gene encoding snail family zinc finger 1b isoform X1, whose protein sequence is MPRSFLVKKYFTNKRPNYSELESQNAVIPECYPLAELPMRDNSSVLTYYPTALVFNMDALPAPLSPVSPVSPTRPSLTGPLDLSSSPSSSSGEDEEEGGRTSDPPSPVPPHHVYHCLHCSKTYSSPSALSRHQLTHCPRGSEISSIPSQALPRPAFHCKNCPKEYTSLGALKMHIRSHTLPCVCTTCGKAFSRPWLLRGHIRTHTGERPFSCQHCNRAFADRSNLRAHMQTHSEVKKYQCGSCSRTFSRMSLLHKHTASGCCPAS, encoded by the exons ATGCCTCGGTCATTCCTTGTCAAGAAGTATTTCACCAACAAGAGGCCAAATTACAGCGAGTTGGAAAGCCAGAATG caGTCATCCCAGAGTGCTATCCTCTTGCTGAGCTCCCGATGAGGGACAACAGCTCCGTCCTGACCTACTACCCCACCGCCCTGGTCTTCAACATGGATGCCCTCCCAGCACCTCTCTCCCCTGTGTCCCCCGTCTCCCCTACCCGGCCCTCCCTCACGGGTCCCCTGGACCTCAGCAGCTCCCCCTCCAGCAGCAgtggggaggatgaggaggagggagggcgcACATCAGACCCCCCCAGCCCTGTACCCCCCCACCACGTCTACCACTGCCTCCACTGCAGTAAGACCTACAGCAGCCCCTCAGCCCTCTCCAGGCACCAGCTCACCCACTGCCCCAGGGGCAGCGAGATCAGCTCCATACCCAGCCAGGCCTTGCCTCGCCCAGCCTTCCACTGCAAAAACTGCCCTAAGGAGTACACCAGCCTGGGGGCTCTGAAGATGCACATCCGCTCACACACCCTGCCCTGCGTCTGCACCACCTGTGGAAAGGCCTTCTCCAGACCCTGGCTGCTCAGAggacacatacgcacacacactg gTGAGCGCCCGTTCTCCTGCCAACACTGTAACCGTGCATTTGCAGACCGCTCCAACCTGCGTGCCCACATGCAGACCCACTCTGAGGTGAAAAAGTACCAGTGTGGTTCCTGCTCTCGCACCTTCAGCCGCATGTCCCTGCTACACAAACACACTGCCTCCGGCTGCTGCCCTGCCTCCTAG
- the snai1b gene encoding snail family zinc finger 1b isoform X2, with translation MPRSFLVKKYFTNKRPNYSELESQNVIPECYPLAELPMRDNSSVLTYYPTALVFNMDALPAPLSPVSPVSPTRPSLTGPLDLSSSPSSSSGEDEEEGGRTSDPPSPVPPHHVYHCLHCSKTYSSPSALSRHQLTHCPRGSEISSIPSQALPRPAFHCKNCPKEYTSLGALKMHIRSHTLPCVCTTCGKAFSRPWLLRGHIRTHTGERPFSCQHCNRAFADRSNLRAHMQTHSEVKKYQCGSCSRTFSRMSLLHKHTASGCCPAS, from the exons ATGCCTCGGTCATTCCTTGTCAAGAAGTATTTCACCAACAAGAGGCCAAATTACAGCGAGTTGGAAAGCCAGAATG TCATCCCAGAGTGCTATCCTCTTGCTGAGCTCCCGATGAGGGACAACAGCTCCGTCCTGACCTACTACCCCACCGCCCTGGTCTTCAACATGGATGCCCTCCCAGCACCTCTCTCCCCTGTGTCCCCCGTCTCCCCTACCCGGCCCTCCCTCACGGGTCCCCTGGACCTCAGCAGCTCCCCCTCCAGCAGCAgtggggaggatgaggaggagggagggcgcACATCAGACCCCCCCAGCCCTGTACCCCCCCACCACGTCTACCACTGCCTCCACTGCAGTAAGACCTACAGCAGCCCCTCAGCCCTCTCCAGGCACCAGCTCACCCACTGCCCCAGGGGCAGCGAGATCAGCTCCATACCCAGCCAGGCCTTGCCTCGCCCAGCCTTCCACTGCAAAAACTGCCCTAAGGAGTACACCAGCCTGGGGGCTCTGAAGATGCACATCCGCTCACACACCCTGCCCTGCGTCTGCACCACCTGTGGAAAGGCCTTCTCCAGACCCTGGCTGCTCAGAggacacatacgcacacacactg gTGAGCGCCCGTTCTCCTGCCAACACTGTAACCGTGCATTTGCAGACCGCTCCAACCTGCGTGCCCACATGCAGACCCACTCTGAGGTGAAAAAGTACCAGTGTGGTTCCTGCTCTCGCACCTTCAGCCGCATGTCCCTGCTACACAAACACACTGCCTCCGGCTGCTGCCCTGCCTCCTAG